From Candoia aspera isolate rCanAsp1 chromosome 4, rCanAsp1.hap2, whole genome shotgun sequence, a single genomic window includes:
- the LOC134495769 gene encoding apoptosis-associated speck-like protein containing a CARD → MAKNVRCRLGDALEDLTEAELRKFKAKLHQFPVKSGNDNIPKGRLEKADALDLSELLVGYYGEDYALEVTAAVLSESNCKPQAKALLSATGKGPCISVQNPMPPFSTHSGKAEVHFVERHREALIQRTATVEAILDRLHGDVLSDEQYQKIVAKETSQDKMRELYKLLPSWNRSCKDCLYEALKEKNRFLIDDLEGQ, encoded by the exons ATGGCGAAGAACGTACGCTGCCGCCTCGGGGATGCCCTGGAGGACTTGACGGAGGCTGAGCTCCGAAAGTTCAAGGCGaagctccaccaattcccggtgaAATCCGGCAACGATAATATCCCCAAAGGGCGGCTGGAGAAGGCGGACGCGCTGGATCTGAGCGAGCTCCTGGTCGGTTACTACGGCGAGGATTACGCCCTGGAGGTGACGGCCGCGGTGCTGTCCGAGAGCAACTGCAAGCCCCAGGCGAAGGCGCTTCTCAGCGCCACCGGGAAAG GTCCTTGCATTTCGGTTCAGAATCCCATGCCCCCTTTCAGCACCCACTCAGGAAAAGCTG aGGTGCATTTTGTTGAACGCCATCGGGAGGCCCTCATTCAGAGAACAGCCACAGTGGAAGCAATTCTGGATCGGCTGCATGGAGATGTCCTGAGTGATGAGCAATATCAAAAAATCGTGGCAAAGGAAACAAGCCAAGATAAAATGAGGGAGCTCTACAAGCTGCTGCCTAGCTGGAACCGTTCCTGCAAGGATTGTCTCTATGAAgctctgaaggaaaaaaacaggttcCTCATTGACGACCTCGAGGGACAGTGA